A window from Planctomicrobium piriforme encodes these proteins:
- a CDS encoding alpha/beta fold hydrolase produces MFMTPGSVLGNWFRGLLSIGILVGAGLLLHRWYDSLPSSVVETRTTDGNVTEIHRPLSAIERISIWRPDWDRLTAMLGGALVLLIWSFSGRFLNVRLLRKADPRGQPRLHPATAVSLQRPDGTILHLETQGAVTAQTVILTHGWGMHRGAWAYLARDWQNQFRLVLWDLPGLGKSSRPKNRDYSLEKMAHDLKAVVDASGAQPVILMGHSIGGMIILTFCRLYPELLGSRVSKLVLVHTSFKNPVETIALHTLLSALQKPLIEPLLVLQIVLSPVLWLMNWLSYLNGSAHQSTTRTGFAGQESREQLDFVTSFFPRASPAVLARGSFGMLRYDATETLKQITIPVLVFTGDLDPVTLPQAGQKIAETVPQGQIQMLAPAKHFGMIEHNAKFAKAAAVFCNSSSM; encoded by the coding sequence ATGTTTATGACCCCAGGCTCGGTCCTCGGAAACTGGTTTCGAGGATTGTTGTCGATCGGAATCCTCGTCGGTGCGGGCCTGTTACTCCATCGGTGGTATGACTCGCTCCCCTCCAGTGTCGTGGAAACCCGTACGACGGATGGCAATGTCACGGAAATCCATCGACCGCTTTCAGCAATCGAAAGAATCTCGATCTGGCGTCCGGATTGGGACAGACTGACGGCCATGCTGGGAGGCGCCCTGGTCCTGCTGATCTGGAGCTTCAGTGGCCGCTTCCTGAATGTGCGATTGTTGAGAAAAGCCGATCCCAGGGGACAGCCCCGTCTGCATCCCGCCACGGCGGTGTCGCTGCAGCGTCCGGATGGAACCATCCTGCATCTCGAAACCCAGGGTGCAGTCACAGCACAAACCGTCATTTTGACGCATGGCTGGGGGATGCACCGGGGAGCCTGGGCCTATCTGGCCCGAGATTGGCAGAATCAATTTCGCCTGGTGCTTTGGGATCTCCCTGGACTGGGGAAATCGAGCCGTCCGAAAAATCGCGACTATTCACTCGAAAAAATGGCTCACGACCTGAAAGCGGTTGTGGACGCCAGCGGCGCGCAGCCCGTCATTCTGATGGGGCACAGTATCGGGGGCATGATCATTCTCACGTTCTGCCGACTGTATCCTGAGTTGTTGGGCAGCCGCGTTTCGAAGCTGGTCCTGGTCCATACTTCGTTCAAGAATCCGGTCGAAACAATAGCGCTGCACACTCTGCTTTCGGCACTGCAAAAGCCGCTGATTGAGCCATTACTGGTTCTGCAGATCGTGCTTTCACCTGTGCTGTGGCTAATGAACTGGCTCAGCTATCTGAACGGTTCCGCACATCAATCCACAACACGAACCGGTTTCGCAGGCCAGGAGAGCCGAGAACAACTTGACTTTGTCACCAGTTTTTTCCCGCGTGCCTCACCTGCGGTCCTGGCGCGAGGTTCATTCGGGATGCTCCGTTACGACGCCACAGAAACTCTGAAACAGATCACGATTCCGGTCCTGGTCTTCACCGGAGACCTCGATCCGGTCACGTTGCCGCAGGCAGGTCAGAAAATCGCCGAGACGGTTCCTCAAGGACAAATCCAAATGCTCGCCCCAGCCAAGCATTTTGGAATGATCGAACACAATGCCAAGTTCGCCAAAGCTGCTGCTGTGTTCTGTAATTCGTCGAGCATGTAA
- a CDS encoding TerC family protein has product MDWIIALVTLTAMEIVLGIDNIVFISILCGKLPVAQRAKARTIGLGLAMGTRILLLLSLNWVLSLTNPIIQLTDLGVPASWVLPEGVPIDPPPGAEPSHSHGHGPEEVNNISIRDLILLFGGLFLIGNSVLEIHHKLEGEEGSHDAPSQVSFTSVLIQIAILDIIFSLDSVITAVGMAKHIWVMVTAVVLSVIVMMMFAGAVERFVTKYPTIKMLALSFLILIGVLLVAEGIGSPVNKGYIYFAMAFSLAVELLNMRLRKPPAKAVAAE; this is encoded by the coding sequence ATGGACTGGATTATTGCCCTCGTCACGCTCACCGCCATGGAGATCGTGCTGGGGATCGACAATATCGTTTTCATCAGCATTTTGTGCGGAAAACTGCCTGTCGCCCAAAGGGCAAAAGCCCGCACGATTGGCCTCGGCCTGGCGATGGGAACGCGCATTCTGCTGCTGCTCTCGCTGAACTGGGTGCTGAGTCTCACCAACCCGATCATTCAACTCACCGACCTAGGCGTCCCTGCGAGCTGGGTTCTACCGGAAGGAGTGCCGATCGATCCGCCGCCGGGTGCGGAGCCTTCACATTCGCACGGTCATGGCCCGGAAGAGGTCAACAACATCTCGATCCGGGACCTGATCCTGCTGTTCGGCGGCTTGTTCCTGATCGGCAACAGCGTGCTGGAGATCCATCACAAGCTGGAAGGGGAAGAGGGGTCGCACGATGCCCCCAGTCAGGTCAGCTTCACGTCGGTGCTGATTCAGATCGCGATCCTGGACATCATCTTCTCTCTCGACTCGGTGATCACCGCCGTCGGGATGGCGAAGCACATCTGGGTGATGGTGACCGCCGTGGTGCTGTCGGTGATCGTGATGATGATGTTCGCCGGCGCAGTCGAACGCTTCGTGACGAAATACCCGACAATCAAAATGCTGGCCCTCAGCTTCCTGATCCTGATCGGCGTCCTCCTCGTCGCCGAAGGCATCGGCTCACCGGTCAACAAAGGCTACATCTACTTCGCGATGGCCTTCTCACTGGCGGTGGAACTGCTGAATATGCGGTTGAGAAAACCGCCGGCGAAAGCAGTGGCGGCGGAATAG